A genomic stretch from Serratia entomophila includes:
- the dicD gene encoding division control transcriptional repressor DicD, with the protein MQREHVLDTALGLLEQQGLATATLEMLAEKLEVQPSDLKRFWPDREALLYDCLRYHGQQIDTWRRQLLLDENLSPQQKLLARYDVLAEYVQHDRYPGCLFIAACSFFPETDHPIHQLAEQQKLTSLELTRDLLREMDADDADMVAQQMELIQEGCLSKLLVKRQLQDVSVAKRLAEDILQVAQCRRNGALG; encoded by the coding sequence GTGCAACGTGAACACGTTCTTGATACCGCACTGGGGCTGTTGGAACAACAGGGCCTGGCGACCGCCACGCTGGAGATGCTGGCTGAAAAACTCGAGGTGCAGCCCAGCGATCTCAAACGGTTTTGGCCGGACCGCGAAGCGCTGCTGTATGACTGCCTGCGCTATCACGGCCAGCAGATCGACACCTGGCGCCGCCAGCTGCTGTTGGACGAAAACCTGAGCCCGCAGCAAAAGCTGCTGGCGCGCTATGACGTGCTGGCGGAATACGTGCAGCACGACCGCTATCCCGGTTGCCTGTTTATCGCCGCCTGCAGCTTCTTCCCGGAAACGGATCACCCTATCCACCAGTTGGCGGAACAGCAAAAGCTGACTTCGCTGGAGCTGACCCGCGACCTGCTGCGCGAAATGGACGCCGACGACGCCGATATGGTGGCACAACAGATGGAGCTGATCCAGGAAGGTTGCCTGAGCAAACTGCTGGTAAAACGCCAACTCCAGGACGTATCCGTGGCCAAACGGCTGGCCGAGGACATCTTGCAGGTGGCGCAGTGCCGCAGAAACGGCGCTTTAGGCTGA
- a CDS encoding protein-disulfide reductase DsbD, which yields MDQRLIKLILLLCSLFFLPQAAQASLFGQSGGSQFVPVDRAFAFDFKQQDRQLTLNWQIRPGYYLYRQQIKLVPQQATLGAFTLPEGLSHKDEFFGEVAIFKQQLNLNIPLQQAAASASLIVTYQGCAEAGFCYPPETRTIPLDAVSAATALPTPAPAAPAPASLPFSPLWALLIGIGIAFTPCVLPMYPLISGIILGRERPHGSGRILALAVVYVQGMALTYTLLGLVVAAAGLQFQAALQHPYVLIGLSALFIALALSMFGLYSLQLPSALQTRLANWSNTQRGGSLTGVFLMGALAGLICSPCTTAPLSAILLYIAQSGNMWAGGGTLYLYALGMGIPLVIVTLFGNRLLPRSGPWMQYVKEAFGFVILALPVFLLERVIGDLWGLRLWSLLGLAFFGWAFALSLKTSRGWARALQLLLLAAAVIAARPLQDWAFGATGAQQANLPHLSFTRIENVGQLDQALQQAQGKPVMLDLYADWCVACKEFEKYTFSDAAVQAKLANVVLLQADVTANNAEQAALLKRLQVLGLPTILFFNGAGQELPAQRVTGFMDAPAFNAHLQKAVQ from the coding sequence ATGGATCAACGCCTCATTAAACTGATTTTGCTGCTTTGCAGCCTGTTTTTCCTGCCGCAGGCGGCGCAGGCCTCGCTGTTCGGCCAGAGCGGCGGCAGCCAGTTCGTGCCCGTCGATCGGGCGTTCGCCTTCGATTTTAAACAGCAGGACCGCCAGCTGACGCTGAACTGGCAAATTCGCCCGGGCTATTATCTGTACCGCCAGCAGATCAAGCTGGTGCCGCAGCAGGCGACGCTGGGCGCCTTTACGCTGCCCGAGGGGCTGAGCCACAAGGATGAGTTCTTCGGCGAGGTCGCCATTTTCAAACAGCAGCTCAACCTGAACATTCCGCTGCAGCAGGCGGCAGCCAGCGCCAGCCTGATCGTCACCTATCAGGGCTGCGCCGAAGCCGGCTTCTGCTACCCGCCGGAAACCCGAACGATCCCGCTGGATGCAGTGAGCGCCGCCACCGCATTGCCGACCCCTGCGCCGGCAGCACCGGCGCCCGCCAGCCTGCCGTTCTCCCCCCTGTGGGCGCTGTTGATCGGCATCGGCATCGCCTTCACCCCCTGCGTGCTGCCGATGTACCCGCTGATTTCCGGCATCATTCTCGGCCGCGAACGGCCGCACGGCAGCGGGCGCATTCTGGCGCTGGCGGTCGTTTACGTGCAGGGCATGGCGTTAACCTACACCCTGCTCGGCCTGGTGGTTGCGGCCGCCGGGCTGCAGTTCCAGGCAGCGTTGCAGCACCCCTATGTGCTGATCGGCCTGTCGGCGCTGTTTATCGCCCTGGCGCTGTCGATGTTCGGCCTGTACTCGCTGCAGCTGCCTTCCGCGCTGCAGACCCGCTTAGCCAACTGGAGCAACACCCAGCGCGGCGGTTCGTTGACCGGCGTATTCCTGATGGGCGCATTGGCCGGGTTGATTTGTTCGCCCTGCACCACCGCGCCGCTGAGCGCCATCCTGCTGTATATCGCCCAGAGCGGCAATATGTGGGCCGGCGGCGGCACGCTGTATCTTTACGCGCTGGGGATGGGCATTCCGCTGGTGATCGTCACCCTGTTCGGCAACCGCCTGCTGCCGCGCAGCGGCCCCTGGATGCAGTATGTCAAAGAGGCCTTCGGCTTCGTGATCCTGGCGCTGCCGGTCTTCCTGCTGGAACGGGTGATCGGTGACCTGTGGGGATTGCGGTTGTGGAGCCTGCTCGGCCTGGCGTTCTTCGGCTGGGCCTTCGCCCTGAGCCTGAAAACCTCACGCGGTTGGGCCAGAGCATTGCAGCTGCTGCTGCTGGCGGCGGCGGTGATCGCCGCACGGCCGCTGCAGGACTGGGCGTTCGGCGCCACTGGCGCGCAACAGGCCAACCTGCCGCACCTCAGCTTCACCCGCATCGAGAACGTCGGGCAGCTCGACCAGGCGCTGCAGCAGGCGCAGGGCAAGCCGGTGATGCTGGATCTGTACGCCGACTGGTGCGTCGCCTGCAAAGAGTTCGAAAAATATACCTTCAGCGACGCGGCGGTTCAGGCTAAGCTGGCCAACGTGGTGCTGCTGCAGGCGGACGTGACCGCCAACAACGCCGAACAGGCGGCGCTGCTGAAGCGCCTGCAGGTCCTCGGATTGCCGACCATTCTGTTCTTCAACGGCGCCGGCCAAGAGTTGCCCGCACAGCGGGTCACCGGCTTTATGGATGCGCCGGCGTTCAACGCGCATTTGCAGAAAGCGGTGCAATAA
- the cutA gene encoding divalent cation tolerance protein CutA codes for MSDCEAVVILCTAPDEASAQELAARVLGDKLAACATLLPGATSLYYWEGKLEQEYEVQMLFKSDRRHQDALLTALKQHHPYQTPELLVLPVMAGDKDYLLWINASLN; via the coding sequence ATGTCTGATTGCGAAGCCGTCGTCATACTTTGTACCGCACCCGATGAAGCCAGCGCCCAGGAACTGGCGGCGCGGGTGCTGGGCGACAAGCTGGCGGCCTGCGCCACGCTGCTGCCCGGCGCGACGTCGCTGTATTACTGGGAAGGGAAACTGGAACAGGAATACGAAGTGCAGATGCTGTTCAAAAGCGATCGTCGCCATCAAGATGCCCTGCTCACCGCCCTGAAACAACATCACCCCTACCAGACGCCCGAGCTGCTGGTGCTGCCGGTGATGGCCGGAGATAAAGACTACCTGTTATGGATCAACGCCTCATTAAACTGA
- a CDS encoding anaerobic C4-dicarboxylate transporter, which yields MLAVELVIVLLAIFLGARLGGIGIGFAGGLGVLVLALIGVKPGSIPFDVISIIMAVIAAISAMQVAGGMDYLVQQTEKLLRKNPKHITILAPIVTYFLTIFAGTGNISLSALPVIAEVAKEQGIKPCRPLSTAVVSAQIAITASPISAAVVYMSSVMEGHGVSYLHLLMVVLPSTFCAVLVMSLLVTWLFDSKLSDDPVYLKRLEEGLITLRGNKALEIKPRAKASVLLFLLGVLCVVAYAIINSPGLGLVAKPLMNTTNAILIIMLSVATLTTLLCRVDTDQVLNSSTFKAGMSACICILGVAWLGDTFVQANIDWIKETAGSVIQAHPWLLAVIFFFCSALLYSQAATAKALMPMALALNVSPLTAVASFAAVSGLFILPTYPTLVAAVQMDDTGTTRIGRFVFNHPFFIPGTIGVILAVVFGFLLGGLML from the coding sequence ATGTTAGCCGTGGAATTGGTTATCGTTCTGCTGGCCATCTTTTTAGGTGCCAGACTGGGCGGTATCGGTATCGGGTTCGCCGGAGGCCTGGGGGTGCTGGTGCTGGCGTTGATCGGCGTCAAGCCGGGCAGCATCCCCTTCGACGTGATTTCCATCATCATGGCGGTGATCGCCGCAATCTCCGCCATGCAGGTCGCCGGGGGGATGGATTATCTGGTGCAGCAAACCGAAAAGCTGCTGCGCAAGAACCCCAAGCACATCACCATCCTCGCCCCCATCGTCACCTACTTCCTGACCATCTTCGCCGGCACCGGCAATATCTCGCTCTCCGCGCTGCCGGTGATTGCCGAAGTGGCGAAAGAACAAGGCATCAAGCCGTGCCGCCCGCTGTCGACCGCCGTGGTCTCCGCCCAGATAGCCATCACCGCCTCGCCGATTTCCGCCGCGGTGGTGTACATGTCTTCGGTAATGGAAGGCCATGGCGTCAGCTATCTGCATTTGCTGATGGTGGTGCTGCCGTCCACCTTCTGCGCGGTGCTGGTGATGTCGCTGCTGGTGACCTGGCTGTTCGACTCAAAGCTGTCTGACGACCCGGTGTACCTGAAGCGCCTGGAAGAAGGCCTGATCACCCTGCGCGGCAACAAGGCGCTGGAGATCAAACCGCGCGCCAAGGCCTCGGTGCTGCTGTTCCTGCTGGGGGTGCTGTGCGTGGTGGCCTACGCCATCATCAACAGCCCGGGCCTGGGCCTGGTGGCCAAGCCGCTGATGAACACCACCAACGCCATCCTGATCATCATGCTGAGCGTCGCCACCCTGACCACCCTGCTGTGCCGCGTCGACACCGACCAGGTGCTCAACTCCAGCACCTTTAAAGCCGGCATGAGCGCCTGTATCTGTATTTTGGGCGTCGCCTGGCTGGGCGACACCTTCGTGCAGGCCAACATCGACTGGATCAAAGAGACCGCGGGCAGCGTGATCCAGGCGCATCCGTGGCTGCTGGCGGTGATCTTCTTCTTCTGTTCCGCACTGCTGTACTCCCAGGCCGCCACCGCCAAGGCGCTGATGCCGATGGCGCTGGCGCTGAACGTGTCGCCGCTGACCGCCGTTGCGTCCTTCGCCGCCGTTTCCGGTCTGTTCATCCTGCCGACCTACCCGACGCTGGTCGCCGCGGTGCAAATGGACGACACCGGCACCACGCGCATCGGGCGCTTCGTGTTCAACCACCCGTTCTTCATCCCCGGCACCATCGGCGTGATATTGGCGGTGGTATTCGGTTTCCTGCTCGGTGGCCTGATGCTGTAA
- the aspA gene encoding aspartate ammonia-lyase has protein sequence MSNNIRIEEDLLGTREVPAEAYYGVHTLRAIENFYISNSKISDVPEFVRGMVMVKKAAAMANKELKTIPRKIADVIIQACDEVLDKGKCMDQFPVDVFQGGAGTSLNMNTNEVLANIGLELMGHQKGEYQYLNPNDHLNKCQSTNDAYPTGFRIAVYASNQKLIDAINQLREGFDRKAKEFETILKMGRTQLQDAVPMTLGQEFHAFSVLLNEETRNLHRTAELLLEVNLGATAIGTALNTPEGYQHLAVQKLAEVSGLPVVPAEDLIEATSDCGAYVMVHSALKRLAVKLSKICNDLRLLSSGPRAGLNEINLPELQAGSSIMPAKVNPVVPEVVNQVCFKVIGNDTCVTMAAEAGQLQLNVMEPVIGQAMFESIHILTNACYNLLEKCINGITANKEVCEHYVFNSIGIVTYLNPFIGHHNGDIVGKICAETGKSVREVVLERGLLTEAELDDIFSVENLMHPAYKAKRYTDENEQ, from the coding sequence ATGTCAAACAACATTCGTATCGAAGAAGACCTGTTAGGAACACGTGAAGTCCCCGCAGAAGCCTACTACGGTGTTCACACTCTGCGTGCGATTGAAAACTTCTACATCAGCAACAGCAAAATCAGCGATGTCCCCGAATTTGTGCGCGGCATGGTGATGGTGAAAAAAGCCGCGGCGATGGCAAATAAAGAACTAAAAACCATCCCACGCAAAATCGCCGACGTCATCATTCAGGCCTGCGACGAAGTGCTGGATAAAGGCAAATGCATGGATCAGTTCCCGGTGGACGTGTTCCAGGGCGGCGCCGGCACCTCGCTGAACATGAACACCAACGAAGTGCTGGCCAACATCGGCCTGGAGCTGATGGGCCACCAGAAAGGCGAATACCAGTACCTGAACCCCAACGACCATCTCAATAAATGCCAGTCCACCAACGACGCCTACCCGACCGGTTTCCGCATCGCGGTGTACGCCTCCAACCAGAAACTGATCGACGCCATCAACCAGCTGCGCGAAGGTTTTGACCGCAAGGCGAAAGAGTTCGAGACCATCCTGAAGATGGGCCGCACCCAGCTGCAGGACGCGGTGCCGATGACCCTGGGCCAGGAATTCCACGCCTTCAGCGTGCTGCTGAACGAAGAAACCCGTAACCTGCACCGCACCGCGGAGCTGCTGCTGGAAGTGAACCTGGGCGCCACCGCCATCGGCACCGCGCTCAACACCCCGGAAGGCTACCAGCACCTGGCGGTGCAGAAACTGGCGGAAGTCAGCGGCCTGCCGGTCGTGCCGGCGGAAGATCTGATCGAAGCCACCTCCGACTGCGGCGCCTACGTGATGGTGCACAGCGCGCTGAAGCGCCTGGCGGTCAAACTGTCGAAAATCTGCAACGACCTGCGCCTGCTCTCCTCCGGCCCGCGCGCCGGCCTGAACGAAATCAACCTGCCGGAACTGCAGGCGGGTTCTTCCATCATGCCGGCCAAGGTCAACCCGGTGGTGCCGGAAGTGGTCAATCAGGTGTGTTTCAAGGTGATTGGCAACGACACTTGCGTTACCATGGCGGCCGAAGCGGGCCAGCTGCAGTTGAACGTGATGGAGCCGGTGATCGGCCAGGCGATGTTCGAGTCGATCCACATCCTGACCAACGCCTGCTATAACCTGCTGGAAAAATGCATCAACGGCATTACCGCCAATAAAGAAGTGTGCGAGCACTACGTCTTCAACTCTATCGGTATCGTGACCTATCTGAACCCGTTCATCGGCCACCACAACGGTGACATCGTCGGGAAGATCTGCGCCGAAACCGGCAAGAGCGTGCGCGAAGTGGTGCTGGAACGCGGCCTGCTGACCGAAGCCGAGCTGGATGACATCTTCTCCGTGGAGAACCTGATGCACCCGGCCTATAAAGCCAAACGCTATACGGATGAAAATGAACAATAA
- a CDS encoding FxsA family protein produces the protein MRWLPLLLIFLLAYIEISLFIKVAAVLGVAVTLLLVVFTSCVGISLVRNQGMKTFVQMQQKLAAGESPAAEMVKSVSLVLAGFLLLVPGFFTDFLGLLLLLPPVQKSLTLKLMPHLSVYRPGGWGQGGDAANGNTFDGEFQRKDDDRYTLEHQPDEHDKRNDR, from the coding sequence GTGCGCTGGTTACCGCTACTGCTGATATTTCTGCTGGCTTACATAGAAATATCCTTATTTATCAAAGTCGCCGCCGTGCTTGGCGTGGCTGTCACCCTGTTGCTGGTGGTGTTTACCTCCTGCGTCGGCATTTCGCTGGTGCGCAATCAGGGCATGAAAACCTTCGTGCAAATGCAGCAAAAACTGGCTGCCGGCGAAAGCCCGGCGGCGGAAATGGTGAAAAGCGTTTCGCTGGTGCTGGCGGGCTTCCTGCTGCTGGTGCCGGGTTTCTTCACCGACTTCCTCGGCCTGTTGCTGCTGCTGCCGCCGGTGCAGAAATCGCTGACGCTGAAGCTGATGCCGCATCTGTCGGTCTACCGCCCCGGCGGTTGGGGCCAGGGGGGCGATGCCGCCAACGGCAACACCTTCGACGGCGAGTTCCAGCGTAAAGACGACGATCGCTACACGCTGGAGCACCAGCCCGATGAGCACGACAAGCGCAACGATCGCTAA
- a CDS encoding co-chaperone GroES, giving the protein MSIRPLHDRVIVKRKEVESKSAGGIVLTGSAAGKSTRGEVVAVGKGRVLESGNIQPLDVKVGDIVIFNDGYGVKAEKIDNEEVLIMSESDILAIVEA; this is encoded by the coding sequence ATGAGTATTCGTCCATTGCATGACCGCGTTATCGTCAAGCGCAAAGAAGTTGAATCAAAATCTGCTGGCGGCATCGTTCTGACTGGCTCTGCAGCGGGTAAATCTACTCGTGGTGAAGTGGTGGCAGTGGGTAAAGGGCGTGTGCTGGAAAGCGGCAACATCCAACCGCTGGATGTGAAAGTTGGCGATATCGTGATTTTCAACGACGGCTACGGCGTGAAAGCAGAGAAGATCGACAATGAAGAAGTGTTGATCATGTCCGAAAGCGACATTCTGGCAATTGTTGAAGCGTAA
- the groL gene encoding chaperonin GroEL (60 kDa chaperone family; promotes refolding of misfolded polypeptides especially under stressful conditions; forms two stacked rings of heptamers to form a barrel-shaped 14mer; ends can be capped by GroES; misfolded proteins enter the barrel where they are refolded when GroES binds) has translation MAAKDVKFGNDARVKMLRGVNVLADAVKVTLGPKGRNVVLDKSFGAPTITKDGVSVAREIELEDKFENMGAQMVKEVASKANDAAGDGTTTATVLAQSIITEGLKAVAAGMNPMDLKRGIDKAVVAAVEELKKLSVPCSDSKAIAQVGTISANSDETVGKLIAEAMEKVGKEGVITVEEGTGLQDELDVVEGMQFDRGYLSPYFINKPETGSVELESPFILLADKKISNIREMLPVLEAVAKAGKPLLIIAEDVEGEALATLVVNTMRGIVKVAAVKAPGFGDRRKAMLQDIATLTAGTVISEEIGLELEKATLEDLGQAKRVVINKDTTIIIDGVGDEATIQGRVTQIRQQIEEATSDYDREKLQERVAKLAGGVAVIKVGAATEVEMKEKKARVEDALHATRAAVEEGVVAGGGVALIRVAGKIAGLKGDNEDQNVGIKVALRAMESPLRQIVINAGEEASVIANNVKAGEGSYGYNAYSEEYGDMIAMGILDPTKVTRSALQYAASVAGLMITTECMVTDLPKADAPDLGGAGGMGGMGGMGGMM, from the coding sequence ATGGCAGCTAAAGACGTAAAATTCGGCAACGACGCTCGCGTGAAAATGCTCCGCGGCGTGAATGTTCTCGCTGATGCAGTAAAAGTGACCCTGGGCCCGAAAGGCCGTAACGTAGTGCTGGATAAATCCTTCGGCGCTCCTACCATCACTAAAGATGGCGTATCCGTTGCCCGTGAAATCGAACTGGAAGACAAGTTCGAGAACATGGGTGCGCAGATGGTGAAAGAAGTGGCCTCCAAAGCGAACGACGCTGCGGGCGACGGCACCACCACTGCAACCGTACTGGCTCAATCCATCATCACCGAAGGCCTGAAAGCGGTAGCCGCCGGCATGAACCCGATGGATCTGAAGCGCGGCATCGACAAAGCGGTTGTCGCTGCGGTTGAAGAGCTGAAAAAACTGTCCGTACCTTGCTCCGACTCCAAAGCCATCGCTCAGGTTGGCACCATCTCTGCAAACTCCGACGAAACCGTGGGTAAACTGATTGCAGAAGCGATGGAAAAAGTGGGCAAAGAAGGCGTCATCACCGTTGAAGAAGGCACCGGCCTGCAAGACGAACTGGACGTGGTTGAAGGTATGCAGTTCGATCGCGGCTACCTGTCTCCGTACTTCATCAACAAGCCGGAAACCGGTTCTGTCGAGCTGGAAAGCCCGTTCATCCTGCTGGCTGACAAAAAAATCTCCAACATCCGCGAAATGCTGCCAGTGCTGGAAGCCGTGGCGAAAGCCGGCAAACCATTGCTGATCATCGCCGAAGATGTTGAAGGCGAAGCGCTGGCTACCCTGGTGGTCAACACCATGCGCGGCATCGTGAAAGTGGCTGCGGTTAAAGCGCCTGGCTTCGGCGACCGTCGTAAAGCCATGCTGCAGGACATCGCTACCCTGACTGCCGGTACCGTTATCTCTGAAGAGATCGGTCTGGAGCTGGAAAAAGCCACCCTGGAAGACCTGGGCCAGGCAAAACGCGTGGTGATCAACAAAGACACCACCATCATCATCGATGGCGTGGGCGACGAAGCGACCATCCAGGGCCGCGTTACCCAGATCCGTCAGCAGATCGAAGAAGCGACCTCTGACTACGATCGTGAAAAACTGCAGGAGCGCGTAGCTAAACTGGCCGGCGGCGTTGCCGTTATCAAAGTTGGCGCAGCGACTGAAGTTGAAATGAAAGAGAAGAAAGCCCGCGTTGAAGACGCCCTGCACGCGACCCGTGCTGCGGTGGAAGAAGGCGTGGTTGCCGGCGGCGGCGTTGCGCTGATCCGCGTGGCGGGCAAAATTGCCGGCCTGAAAGGCGACAACGAAGACCAGAACGTCGGTATCAAAGTTGCGCTGCGCGCGATGGAGTCACCGCTGCGTCAGATCGTGATCAACGCCGGTGAAGAAGCCTCTGTGATCGCCAACAACGTGAAAGCGGGCGAAGGCAGCTACGGCTACAACGCTTACTCCGAAGAATACGGCGACATGATCGCGATGGGTATCCTGGATCCAACCAAAGTCACCCGTTCTGCTCTGCAGTACGCGGCTTCCGTGGCTGGCCTGATGATCACCACCGAGTGCATGGTTACCGATCTGCCTAAAGCCGACGCGCCTGACTTAGGCGGCGCCGGTGGTATGGGCGGCATGGGTGGCATGGGCGGCATGATGTAA
- a CDS encoding methyl-accepting chemotaxis protein, with amino-acid sequence MLKNMNIATWLMLMLLLLGLMPMGTGGIAFYFMQQNGSSIGTMGVFSAEEAALNRSWRALLQTQTLIDNMAFERMAPTAAADIRQGIHQARSELRSADVAFNLFWATPGLTVSRPELGEAMKKVYLAQQRVLKRELALLETAPQATLLDSLHQMMAEKSGVRQRLDAQFADYMKATVVNHRLALEEAQQTQRVFARLLSGTLAAILALLVLVHRDFRRRLITPLRQVADHLQKVGRGDLRSEIRLHSRNEIGMLFASLQKMQQELSATVRQVREGVESINLGTHEIAVGNADLSSRTEEQASALTQTAASMEQITATVRQNADNAGQAALMVNQTSVIAHDGEALMGSLVNKMRVINDSARQVGEITSVIDGIAFQTNILALNAAVEAARAGEQGRGFAVVAGEVRSLAQRCAASAKEISSLVDGVAADIGEGVQLVERAGNAMNEIVVSVTKVNSLMGSISYASEEQSKGVEQVGIAITQMDQVTQQNAALVEEVATTAASVEEQAALLAQAVAVFQLTGELLRQGAEERPAEEPVGGWA; translated from the coding sequence ATGCTGAAAAATATGAATATAGCCACCTGGCTGATGTTGATGCTGCTGCTGCTGGGCCTGATGCCCATGGGCACCGGCGGCATCGCCTTCTATTTCATGCAGCAGAACGGCAGCAGCATCGGCACCATGGGTGTCTTCTCAGCGGAAGAAGCGGCGCTTAACCGCAGCTGGCGCGCGCTGCTGCAAACCCAGACGCTGATCGACAATATGGCCTTTGAGCGCATGGCACCGACCGCCGCCGCGGATATTCGGCAGGGCATTCACCAGGCGCGCAGCGAACTTCGCAGCGCCGACGTCGCTTTCAACCTGTTTTGGGCTACGCCGGGCCTGACGGTTTCCCGGCCTGAGCTGGGTGAGGCGATGAAGAAGGTTTATCTGGCGCAGCAGAGGGTGCTGAAACGCGAGCTGGCGCTGTTGGAAACGGCGCCGCAGGCGACATTGCTCGACAGCCTGCACCAAATGATGGCCGAGAAAAGCGGGGTGCGCCAGCGGCTGGACGCGCAGTTTGCCGACTATATGAAAGCGACGGTGGTCAATCATCGTCTGGCGCTGGAAGAGGCGCAGCAGACGCAGAGGGTGTTCGCGCGCCTGCTGAGCGGGACCCTGGCGGCGATTTTGGCGCTGCTGGTGCTGGTGCACCGCGATTTCCGCCGGCGGCTTATCACGCCGCTGCGCCAGGTCGCTGACCATCTGCAAAAGGTGGGCCGCGGGGATCTGCGCAGCGAGATTCGGCTGCACAGCCGCAACGAAATCGGCATGCTGTTCGCCAGCCTGCAAAAGATGCAGCAGGAGCTGAGCGCCACCGTCCGGCAGGTGCGCGAAGGGGTCGAGTCCATCAACCTGGGCACCCACGAAATTGCCGTCGGCAACGCCGACCTGTCCAGCCGCACCGAAGAGCAGGCCAGCGCATTGACGCAAACCGCCGCCAGCATGGAACAGATCACCGCGACGGTGCGGCAAAACGCCGATAACGCCGGCCAGGCGGCGCTGATGGTGAATCAAACCTCGGTGATTGCGCACGACGGCGAGGCGCTGATGGGCAGCCTGGTCAACAAGATGCGCGTCATCAACGACAGCGCCCGCCAGGTGGGAGAGATTACCAGCGTGATCGACGGCATCGCCTTCCAGACCAATATCCTGGCGCTCAATGCTGCGGTGGAGGCCGCGCGAGCCGGGGAGCAGGGGCGGGGTTTTGCCGTGGTGGCCGGGGAAGTGCGCAGTCTGGCGCAGCGCTGTGCGGCTTCGGCAAAGGAAATCAGCAGCCTGGTGGACGGCGTCGCCGCCGATATCGGCGAAGGCGTGCAGTTGGTGGAGCGGGCCGGCAATGCCATGAATGAGATCGTGGTGTCGGTCACTAAGGTCAATTCGCTGATGGGCAGCATCTCTTACGCTTCAGAAGAGCAAAGCAAAGGCGTTGAACAGGTGGGCATCGCCATCACGCAAATGGATCAGGTGACGCAGCAAAACGCCGCGCTGGTAGAGGAGGTGGCCACTACCGCCGCCAGCGTGGAGGAGCAGGCGGCGCTGCTGGCGCAGGCGGTGGCGGTGTTTCAACTGACCGGAGAGTTGCTGCGCCAGGGGGCGGAAGAAAGGCCCGCGGAAGAGCCGGTCGGCGGCTGGGCATAG
- a CDS encoding DUF4156 domain-containing protein: MRIKALLGLSAAVLLAGCSTSHELTAAGQQIKFTDTKPAAECQLLGEVTGTQSNWLSGNGGEGSSMRGAANDLRNKAAEMGGNVIYGANSPTQNLLSSFAPLDSKMVGQVYKCP, from the coding sequence ATGCGGATTAAAGCCTTACTGGGTCTCTCGGCAGCCGTACTGCTGGCGGGTTGCAGCACGTCTCATGAACTGACCGCCGCGGGTCAGCAGATTAAGTTCACCGACACCAAACCGGCGGCGGAATGCCAGCTGTTGGGTGAAGTGACCGGCACCCAGAGCAACTGGCTGTCCGGCAACGGCGGTGAAGGCAGCTCCATGCGCGGTGCGGCCAACGATCTGCGCAACAAGGCGGCGGAGATGGGCGGCAACGTGATTTACGGCGCCAACAGCCCGACTCAGAATCTGCTCTCCAGCTTTGCGCCGCTGGACAGCAAAATGGTCGGCCAGGTTTATAAATGCCCATAA